A single Aggregatilinea lenta DNA region contains:
- a CDS encoding response regulator has translation MNIIYVEDDPGNIQLVQRLTRSTGDTLQTFPDAESALSSETIWDADLILVDIRLPGKLTGLDMTGLLRDHGLNVPVIMITAYDIPDYIERYRDVGANLFLIKPVSVPVLVDVLNEYRV, from the coding sequence ATGAATATCATTTACGTCGAAGACGATCCCGGAAACATCCAGCTTGTGCAGCGTCTGACGCGGTCGACGGGGGACACGCTTCAGACCTTTCCCGATGCAGAAAGCGCACTTTCCAGCGAGACGATCTGGGATGCCGACCTGATCCTGGTCGATATCCGCTTGCCCGGCAAGCTGACCGGCCTGGACATGACCGGCCTGCTCCGCGACCACGGGCTGAACGTGCCGGTGATCATGATCACGGCCTACGACATTCCCGATTACATCGAACGCTACCGGGATGTGGGCGCGAATCTGTTCCTGATCAAGCCGGTGAGTGTGCCGGTGCTGGTGGACGTGCTGAACGAATACCGCGTCTGA